Sequence from the Thermocoleostomius sinensis A174 genome:
CCATACCAGACTCCCTTGATAACATTGATTGCAAATGAACTAGTTACAGTTGATTGACTCTTAACAGTCATTGATGCATTTTGGTAATGCTTTCATTCACCAAGTTTCAGAACTTAGTAGCAGAAACGCTGAATTTGGAAAGCACAAACTCGGCGGACACCGAACCACGTCCGTCGCCAGAAACAACGATAAACACGGCGAACGATACAACGACGATAGCCACCATTGAGAGCAGTCACTTCATCATCGGTTAGATCCGTAAACAGCGAGTTGTTTTTCTCTAGTTCCATACCAGACTCCTTTGATAAAGTTGCTTACACATCAGTCGATCGAATCGAATTCTAATCAACTGAGAAGCTTTCGCTCGCTTTTTACAATACGGAAGTATGGTGAGGGTTGCATTCGCTCTTTATGCAAATCTCTTTGCCAAATTGCGATCGTCCGTTGGCGTAAACTAATCGAGGGTATTGCTGAAAACTACATCCTCTGTCAAATTCGATCGCCCGCAAATTCTGAGTCATAATGAATGCCCAGGCGATTTTTGATTAAGATAGTTCATTGCTGAGTGCATTTGTCCGTCGGTCGATCGCATACTCTAGAGGTGAATCTCTCCCTGCCGCCCATGCCCTACGAGCCGCTCCATCACAAATATCGCCCCCAAACTTTCGCTGAACTGGTGGGGCAAGAAGCCGTGGCCACTACGCTGACCAATGCCCTGCGCCAACAGCGAATTGCACCTGCTTACCTCTTCACCGGGGCCAGAGGAACGGGCAAAACCTCCAGCGCCCGCATTTTGGCTAAATCGCTCAATTGTTTGAATAGCCCAATCCCAACTGAAACGCCCTGTGGGGTCTGCGAAGCCTGCCGCATGATTGCCAATAGCTCGGCGCTGGATGTGATTGAAATTGATGCCGCTAGCAATACGGGCGTGGACAATATTCGAGAGTTGATTGAACGATCGCAGTTTGCCCCGGTTCAGTGCCGCTATAAGGTCTATGTAGTGGATGAATGCCACATGCTCAGCACTGCCGCATTCAATGCCTTGCTTAAAACCCTAGAAGAACCGCCCGATCGCGTTGTTTTTGTGCTAGCCACCACTGATCCCCAGCGAGTCTTACCTACAATTATTTCGCGCTGTCAGCGGTTCGACTTCCGGCGGATTCCCCTCGAAGCAATGGTGCAGCATTTGAGAAAAATTGCCAATGCAGAGGGGATCAATATTACCCCAGAGGCCCTCTTGTTAGTGGCGCAAATTTCACAAGGCGGGCTGCGCGATGCTCAAAGCTTGCTCGATCAACTGAGCCTATTAGAAGGACAGATTACCGCTGAACGAGTGTGGGATTTGGTCGGAGCCGTGCCAGAGCGAGACTTGCTGGCTTTAGTACAGGCGATCGGACAGGATGACGCCACCACAGTACTCGATCGGGCCCGACGCTTGATGGATCGAGGGCGCGAACCGTTGATTGTACTGCAAAATTTGGCTAGCTTCTATCGAGATTTGTTGATTGCCAAAACCAGTCCCGATCGCCATGATCTAGTAGCGATTACGGCACCCACCTGGGCAGATATGGTAGAACTAGTGCAAGATCTCAGCCTCAGCGCCATCTTGCAAGGGCAACAATATTTGCGAGAAAGCGAAGTACAGGTGAAAAATACCACCCAACCGCGATTATGGTTGGAAGTAACCTTAATGGGACTCTTGCCTTCCGCTCTTGCGAGTATCTCTCTATCCCCTGCATCCCCATCGAAAACTGGCGATCGCATTCCAGATGTTAATCCTGGAGCCGACCGAACCACTCGTTCTGCGCGTTCGACCCCCCCACCCACCGCCAACAAAACCAGGACAGTTGCCAATACTCCTCCACTGCCAGTCGAGCCGCCAGCCGCAGACCGTCGATCGACTCAGTTTGCACCGAGTCAGCCTGTCCAGCCCACACCCCCTGTTTCAGAACCGCTACCGCCCTCTGTTGAACCTGTGGTTGAAGCAGAACCCGTAGAGGCGATCGAAGCGACCGACGCAGGCACATCCGAAAGTGCTGTGGATTTAGAACAAATTTGGCAGGAGATCATTGCCCAAATACGGTTTCGTGGCACGCAAGTATTGCTGCAACAGCAGGGACATTTACTGGCTTTTGATGGACAAGAAGCCCGCATTGGCTTTAAGTCGCAGCCGTTGTTTCAAATGGGCAAAAAACAATTACCTAGCATTGAAGCTGCCTTTGAAGCGGTGTATCAGCAGAAAGTGCGCGTCTCTCTCGAAATTACCAGCGTCCCTGATGCAGAACCTGGCACTCTGTCAGATGGGTCTACAACCACAAATGGGTCTGCGACCAGTGCCCCGCCCCCGCGTCGGATCACAAAAAATCCCTCAACTCCACGATCGACCCAAACCACTCACGAATCTTCACCCACCTACCCACCGTCTGCTTCCATCCCCCCAGCTTCCGATTCTTCTGTCCCTTCTATCGAGGAACCTGTCTCCCCAATTTGGGACAACAATGCTGATGAGGTAAAAGACGCCGCCCGCAGTATGGCGCAATTCTTTAATGGTGAAATTGTTAACCTGGATGACGAAATTTCTGAAACTATGCCAATTGCTTCTACAGAGCAAGCCCTTACAGTGGGAGGTGGTGAAGACAGTGAAGCCTCCAGCGAGATAGATACTGATATAGACGGCGATCCAGATGCAGACGTACCGTTTTAACCTGTGCTATTCTATTTTTTGTTCTGTGGTATGGTCATGATCTGGTATCTCATCTTCTAAATTTCGCAGTGCGGGAACTGCACAACTGATTAAACAAAACTGACAACAAATCAGTATCACCACCAGCGAGAAGAAGACAAATTGTAGGGTCACGCTGCTACCTAGATCAGTGTTGGGCTGCTTTAGCCTTCGGTTGGGACGGTACTCAAATCGCTTCTGTTGAGTGCCGAAAGTGATCGCGTCAACGCCTCAGGATACGAAATATGTATTGACAATGTAAATACGGCTTGCTTACACTACGAGCATGGATGTGTATTTCGTGCTCAACGGCATTAGTTTTGTCTGAAATGATGAAAAGGCCAGAATTAACCCGATAAACATGACGGTGTCACGTTTCAGCAAGCCGCAGAAGCCTTCTTTGATCCACTGCTTGTGGTGGTTGATGCGAGTCGTAACGACAAGGCCCGAGATGCCATTATTGGGTTAGATCAACGTTGGAATTTGTTATACGTTGTCTTCATTGAGCGCGAAAACGACATCATTCGGATCATCTCGGCTCGCAGAGCGACACGCAAGGAGCGGGAATATTATGAAAGCTGAAGCGTTGAAAAAGCGGTTAGATCGGAATCGTCCCATGACGACGATTACAATTCGGATGCCTGAAGATGTGATTGAGGATTTGAAGCGAGTTGCCCCATTGCTTGGTTTCTCCGGGTATCAGCCTCTAGTGCGGGCTTATATTGGGCAAGGGTTGCGGACTGACTTAGAGCGTTTAGAAGGCGATACGGTGTCTGCGTTGATTGCAAGTTTGAAGCGCCATGGTGTCAGTGATGAAGTGCTTCAAGAGGCGCTAGTTGAAGTGACTGGGCGTTAGGTTGGATCTAGGTTGCAGCCAGCATCCCAACAACTCCAACGCAGCGGACGGACGAGAATTGCTGGTGCCGAGTTCGAGGTGATCTGCCGCCGCTGATTGGGAACGTTAGGCTAGGTATTCATGAAGTAATTAGCGTTATGAATGACACAGAGATTATCTCCAAATTTATAAAAGTTGAGCAGGGGGATGCTGAACTTAAGATCTTCGTCTGCCACATATCCTGGCCACATCCCCACGAGTCTGCATCTAATTGGGCAGTAGCTACTGCGCTTCCAATAAAATCCTCAACTAAGGAAATTGAGTCCAAGATTTTGGGAGTTCTACAAGACAAGCGTTATTTTCAAGTTTGTCAGGAGTGCCAACAGCGAAACCCTTGTGGTTGGATGCATAATGATGGCACATGTCAAAGTTGCGCTGAGAGAAATCACGGCATTATCTACTAACGGATAGAGCAACTATGAATATCACCCTAGAGCTACCTTCAGAGCTAGAACGTGAGCTAGCCAATGAAGCATCACAACTGAATCTACCTCTGGCAGAGTATATTCTGCGAGTTCTTTCCTTTCGCCCTTTTCTCCAAAATCCTCCCAAAACAGGGGTAGAACTTGTTACCTATTGGGAAAGCATTGGGGTGGTTAGTTCCCGGACTGATATCACTGACAGTCAGGAGTACGCACGCAGGTTACGCGACCAAGCTGAACACCGTGAGCGGGCTTAGGTAGCAAATGTACATAGTCGATACTGATGTCATGATCGACATTCAGCGAGGTTACTCGCCCGCTCTAGCTTGGTTCGCCTCTCTCCCAGAACTTCCAAGCATTCCTGGTTTTGTTGTGATGGAGTTGATTCAAGATGCTCAAGATAAGCAACAGGTGCGTAAGGTTCTACAGCTTGTTGCCCCGTTGCCGATAGTGTGGACTACTGAAACTGACTGCGCCCGTGCCCTCTCTGATTTCACAGCCTATCACCTGTCTCACAAGGTCGGACTGATTGATGCCTTGCTTGCTGCTTGTGCCATTGGACGCAATGCAACTCTCTGTACTTTCAATGTGAAGCACTATCGAGTTATTCCTGGTTTGCGTCTGGAGCAACCCTATAGCCGCTGAACCGCCTAACACTGCGTTGGTGCGGATAGAACGGAGGTTATCAGTAGGAATTCGAGAATATCTGCCGCCGCACAACAGCACCATTATGCGGCTCGATCCTTGGTGAGTTGGTTGCTTGAAGATTATCTGTTGGAGCTAATGAATCACCAAAATCTATGATCTATCAGACTTACCACCCTAAATCACCCCTGTCGCGGTTCATAGAATTTTTTTGGATGAGGGAAGGCGATAATTTGTCGGTAGTGCAGACCCGGTTGCTGCCAATGGGGACAATGGAATTAGTGATCAATCTGGATGAGGATAGGATTCCACTATTCGATCGTCACAGTCGAATACAGTGTGGTAGTACCAATGGCACAATGATTTGTGGGACACACTCTGAAAACTTTATCATTCGCGACGCTGGCAAAATATCTGTGATAGGTGTGCATTTCAAACCAGGAGGAGGTGGAGCATTCTTTGAGCTACCTGCTGGCGAACTTTATAACGAAAGGATTTCTGTGAACGAGATATGGAAAACTCGTGCCGCAGAGTTGCGAGATCGCCTAGTGCAAGAATCTGCTCCAGAAACTCGCTTCTGGGTGTTGGAACAATTTTTGATGCAGATGTTGCGACCGATTAATTACCATCCTGCTGTCAATTTTGCATTGCAGCAATTGCAGCAATCTGCGAATTCAACCATTCGTTCCATCACTGAACAAACCGGGTTCAGTGCTCGCCATTTCAACCAACTATTTCGAGATCAGGTTGGCATTACACCTAAGCTGTTTTGTCGGATTCAGCGATTTCAGAAAGTTTTGGAGATGCTGTCAGTCAAAGCCCCTGTTGATTGGCTAGATATTGCTTTTACCTGTGGCTATTTTGACCAAGCACACTTAATTCATGACTTTCGAGCATTTGCAGATTGTACGCCAACCGAATATCTAGATCAACGGGGCTTTCACCGCTGTCATGTCGTCCTGTCTGATTAAGGTCAATTTTTTACAATCCGTTTGAGGAGAGATTAGTTCATAATCAATAGCTGTCATGTCATAGAACTTCTTGAAGAAACATCTAGACAAAAATAAACACTCCTATTGCTATGACTTTCGAAGAACTGCAATCCAAGCTAGAAGACATTAACCACCTAGTTGCAACCTTTCAAACCTCGGTTGCATTGGAAAAATACTATGCCGAAGATATTGTGATGATTGAAGGTGACGGTACAGTCACTACAGGAAAAGAAGCCTGTCGCCAAGGGAGAGCCGTTTTTTTTAACGAGATGCTGGTTGAGTTTAGAGAGTCTAAGCTGATCAGTCAAGATATTGCAGTCTCAGCCGATCACACCTATGACTTCGTTGTAGTTTCCAATTGGTATAACGATTTCACGATCAGATATGGTGATCAAACCATTGACAACAAAAGCAATCAACTTTCGATTGGCTATTGGAAAGATGGTTTAGTTGTCAAAGAGAGTTATAACTATCCCGTGATTTCAATGCAGCCAACAGTATGAGGAACGAACCTATGGCAACCAACGACCTAAGTTCGCAGCAGTTCTACTACGGCACAAAAGCAAACCTGAATCCAGGAGATCTGATCGAGTCCTGCAATTCCCTGGCAACCTATGTCTACCTCACTCCGACTTTGGATGCAGCCATCTGGGAGGCTGAACTGGCGAGCGGCGAAGGTCACGGCAGAGTCTACATTGTAGAGCCGATCGGTTCAATTGAAGATGCCCCCGAACTGACGGATCAGAAGGCTCCGAAGCACCTGTCGAGGTTATACCGCTCGCGGGAGCCGTTGCGGGTCATCGGTGAGGTAACAAAGTGGACTCTTTATCATGGCACACGGGCAGACCTGAAATCGGGGGATTTGATCGAACCTGGCTATCACTCTAACTACGGTCAGCGGAAGAAGGCGACCTACGTTTATCTGGCTGCCACCCTGGATGCGGCAATCTGGGGTGCAGAACTAGCCCTCGGCGAAGGACGCGAAAGGATCTACATCGTGGAACCGATTGGTTCGATCGAGGATGACCCCAATGTGACGGACAAGAAATTCCCCGGTAATCCAACAAAATCATACCGCTCGCGGGAGCCACTGCGGGTCACGGGCGAGGTCATAGATTGGCAGGGACACTCCCCAGAAGCACTCAAGACCATGAAAGACAACCTTGAGCGACTGAAGCAACTGGGCATCGAGGCGACCGAAGACTGAGTATTGTTACCCCAAAGGTGGTCAGTGATGAAGAGTTGAAGCATGTACATGCCGTATAACAATCCGCTTGCACACCAACTATATAGAGGTTTTTGGTTGAGTGCGAAAGGTTGCTAGCGTCGGGTGAAGCGGAACGTTAGCTGGCTTTGCGTTATCTGTGGGAACAATGGTCTGAAAGCTTTCTGAGAAAAAGGAAGTTTTATAGTTGATTTAGGATTAAGAGTTTAGAGCAATGGCTGCTGAATGGGACGGTATCACTAAATCGGAGGTGCTTCGGGACGATGAAGTTGTGATTCGTCATGCACTTGCAGATGCCGCCAAGCAATATAACTGGAAGAAAACTCTTGAAATTCTTGATGAGCGTCCAGATTTGATCAATGTGACTCGTCCTGATGGGCAATCTCTATACACACCTCTCCATCAAGCTGCACATGGAAACGCGCCAGTAGAAGTGGTACAGAAAATGGTAGGCATGGGAGCATGGCGGACGTTACGGAATATCGCTGATGAAAGAGCGGTAGATATTGCAAAACGAAAAGGCTATCAGGGCTTGATTCAGTTGCTAGAGCCAGTCTACAAAACACATATTTCTCATACAACATTTCAAAAAATTCAACTCCATTTTCACGACATCATTCTCGATCGAGCAGATGATTGGGTTCAAAAATATAGGCTTAGACTTCCGGAGTTAGAACCATTGCTAGAAGTAGAGCAACCTCAAATGTGGTTTCCGATTCCTGACATGTATGGCGGATTTAGTTATTGGCTTGATGGTGAGGGGAAAAATGCAAAGTTGATTTCTGAGAGTTGGTGTCGTGTTGTCGGTGGACAGGGCAGCGTCATGAGATTACTAGTAAAGAGGGAAAGTTAGTTGATGAAGGCTTCGTTTAAGCTTACGGGTGTAGCCGCAACCTAACAACCCCGCTGCACTGGAACGAAGTCAAGTTGTCGGGTAAGTTGCCAAAGTTATCTGCGGTCGGTGATTGGGGTCGTTAGACCGCAGGTCCTTGCTACCTCAACTGAATTGGGCACAGGCAAATGATTTAGCGTCGTCCATCTTGTTCCCTTTAGTGATCTGGTGTCAATTGCTAAAGTTAATTCAACGTCGAGGTGAACTTGCGGTGCGATTTGACTTTGAAATTGTTCTCAAACGTCTACCTGATTGGGCTTATCGAGAATGCTGCAAGATCTGAGATATCTTAAACCGTTGAACAACAACCCCTTGGTGCACCGTGCTGGTTTGAGGGAACTCTAGGCAATAGCCAGATTAGAGCCAATCAACTGACATGATGCCTTCAGAATTTTTCCCACCGGATGGTTCACACGAGCAATCTGGAATGTTTTATGGTCATTGGAATCATCAACCTCAAGATAGCTGTTTTCTAAATCTACTTCACAAAATTCGCGAGGCGGCACCCCTTGATTCCATTCTGCAAGCCGCAGTTATCGATGCTCGCCAACGTCTGCAAGCCGATCGGGTGACCGTTTTTCGGTGTCGCTCACAGATGCATCTGGACGATGAGTGCGTTGCAGAAGCTGTGCTGCCAGAGTCCACTCCTCTACAGACACAGGCTAGTCTAACCGTTCCCTTGTTCTATGCCAAGCAACAATGGGGCGTGCTTTGTGTCCACCAATGTACTCGATCGCGTCAGTGGCAACCTGACGAAGTCAGTTTCGTTCAGCACGTTGCGTTGCATTTGGAAATTGCCATTCAACAAACCGAGGGCCTCGCACAAACTCGCCAGCAAACGCAAGGCTTACTAAAGCGATACGCTGAACAAGTCACAGATTTATACAATAATGCTCCTTGTGGTTATCACTCGATCGATGAAGAGGGCTTTTTCATTCAAATTAATGAAACTGAATTGACGTGGTTAGGATACAGCCGCGAATCCATCATTGGCAAAGTAAAATTCTCGGACTTATTAACAATCGAAAGTCGTGAACTGTTTGAACGAGATTTTTTAGTCTTTAAGCAGCGCGGTTTTGTTCAAGATCTAGATTTAGAGATGATTCGCATCGATGGCACAATCCTTCCTGTATTACTTCGTGCAACGGCCGTAAAAGATCCGCAAGGACGTTATTTGATGAGCCGATCGACTGTCTATAATATGACCAACCGCAGGCAGGCAGAAAAAGAAGTTAAACAACAACAGTGGTTACTGCGATCAATTCTGGATAATATTCCGCACCGAGTTTGGTTCAAGGATGAAGTTGGAACCTATATAGCCATTAATCAAGCCCATAGCTTAGCAATTGGGCTGGCACCCGAACAATTAATTGGCAAAACAGAATTCGAGATCTGGTCTTATGACGAAGCAGAAGTATTTCGCCAAGAAGATTTGCGCGTGATGGAAGCAGGACAAAGCATTGCATTTGAAGAACAGGTGACGTTGCCAGATGGAACCGAAAGTTGGTTTACCACCATTAAAACACCCGTATACAATCATTTGGGAATGCTGATTGGTGTTACGGGAATTTCAATGGACATAACTGATCGCAAACGGGTTGAACAACAACTGCAAGCATCTCGAATTTTTTTAGATGCCGTACTGAACGGCACATCTGATCCAATTTTTGTTAAAAATGAAGATTATTGTTGGGTGCAATTTAATGATGCATTTTGTACCTTTATGGGAGCCACGCGAGAAGAACTGCTAGGAAAGACTGATTATGATTTGTATGCACCTGAACAAGCCGATCGCTATCGAAAACAAGATCATAGTGTATTAGCAACAGGTATTGAATGTATTACTGAAGAAGCAATTTTCAATGATGAAGAAACCCATTTTATCGCTGTTAAAAAAACCTATTTTGAGGATGCTACGGCCAATAAGTTTTTGGTAGGTACAATACATGACATCACTAATCAAAAGCGGGCAGAAGCCGAAATTCGCCGTCAACAACATTTGCTACGAGCCATTCTTGATAACATTCCTCATCGCATTTGGTTTAAAGATCGAGAAGGTAAACATCAGGTAGTGAATCAGTCCTTTAGCCGTGCTGTTGGTATGGAGATAGGTGCAATTTTAGGCAACACCGATCGAGCCATTTGGCCATCAGTCGAAGCAGAAACATTTATCCAAGAAGATCAACAGGTTATGCAAACAGAGCAACCTGTTGTATATGAAGAACGAGTTCCCATTACTGAAGGACTCCGCTGGTTTGTCACAACCAAAGCACCTGTATATGATGAAGCCGGATTGGTAATTGGAACGACAGGAATTTCAATGGATATTACCGATCGTAAACTTGCTGAATTGACAGTGCAGGAAGCAAAACAAAGTTTAGAATACCGAGTTAAAGAACGCACCATTGAGTTGCAGCAAACCGTATCTCAGTTACAACAGGAAATTAGCGATCGCCAGAAAGCAGAACAAGCCTTGTTGCTCTATAAGTATGCAGTGAATAGTTCCAGTGATGCCATTGGCTTTGCAACCTCAACTGGTCATCACTTTTATCAAAATCTTGCTTTCTCTCAACTATTTGGGTGTGAGACCGTAGAAGGGTTCAATGAACTGGGTGGTATCGCTGTCTTACACACCCAACCTGAGATGGCACAAACAATGTTTCAGCAGATGATGAAGGGGCAATCGTGGATTGCAGAGACCGAGTTTCAAGCGCGTACAGGTCGTTGCTTTCAGGGATTGCTGCGTATCGATGCAATTCGCAATCAAACAGGTGAAGTTTTAGGACTGGTGGTATCCATTACAGACATTAGCGAGCGCAAACAAGCCGAAGTGGCGCTTATAAAAGAACGAGAATTTTTGAAAGCGTTGTTAAATCACTTTGAAGATGGCATTGTGGCGTGTGATGAAAATGGCATCTTAACGCTCTTTAACCGAGCCACACGCGAGTTTCATGGATTGCCAGAGCAAGCACTACCAGCCGAAGAATGGGCGAACCATTTCGACTTATTTCGTGAAGATGGCATCACGCGAATGCAGGTTGAGGAGATTCCTTTGTTCCGCGCGTTTCAGGGTGAAATTGTTAAAAACGTGGAAATGATGATTGTGCCGAAACAGGGCAAATGCCGAACGCTGCTAGCCAGTGGACAAGCATTTTTTGACGGGCAGGGGAAGAAGCTAGGAGCAGTTGTAGTGATGCACGATATTACCGATCGCAAACAAGCCGAAGCGGCGCTACTGCAATCGGAAATGCAGCTACGAGAAAAGGCTGAGCGAGAGCAATTGCTTAACCAACTGACAAAACAAATTCGGAGTTCGCTCGATGTAAATCGAATTTTGGCAACAGCCGTAGAAATGATTCGAGAGTTTTTAGATATCGATCGTTGTCTATTTATTTGGTATCGTTTAGATGAAGAAGAACCCTATTGGGAAATCATTCAAGAAGCTAAGAAAGCAGAAATGGTGAGCATGATTGGCTCACGTATTTCTACAAGCGAAAACGCTTTGATTACTCAAAAAGGAATCGATCGAGAATTACTATGTGTTGATGATATTACTAAATTAGTGGAAGCAAGTGAAATAGAAACATGTCCAGCACAAGCCTGGGTGGATTTATCCCTTCGACATTTTTCTTTGCAAAACTATCGGGCAATCTTAAAGCTCCCAGTTCACACCCAATCAGGAGAGGTAGGCTTGGTTAGTTGTTCTCATTCACAACCTCGTCGGTGGCAGGACAGTGAAGTTGAATTGTTGCAAGCGGTAGCCGATAGTTTAGCCATCGCAATCGATCAAGCAGAACTGTATAAACAGAGTCGTTTGTCTGGGGAAATGGCGCAACGGCAAGCTGAGCGCCTTGAACAAACGCTGGAAGAATTGCAACGTACTCAGTCTCAAATGATACAGAGTGAGAAAATGTCAAGTTTGGGGCAATTGGTGGCAGGGGTGGCGCACGAAATTAATAATCCGGTTAATTTTATTTACGGAAACCTCAGCCACGCGAATGACTATACACAGGATTTAATTCGATTAATTCAACTCTATCAACAATACTACCCCGACGCCAATGTTGAAATTCTGCAAGAAGCGGATGCGATCGATCTGGATTTTCTGGTTGAAGATTTGCCCAAGCTGCTGTCTTCGATGAGAGTAGGAGCTGAACGCATTCAACAAATTGTGGCGTCATTACGAACCTTTTCTCGAATGGATGAAGCCGAATTCAAAGCGGTTGATTTGCACGAAGGCATCGACAGCACGCTGATGATTTTACAAAATCGCCTCAAAGCACGTTCAGTACGAACACCCGAGATAGAATACTATCGCCCAACGATTGAAGTGATCAAAGAATATAGTGATTTACCCCCTGTGGAATGCTATGCTGGACAACTCAATCAAGTATTCATGAATATTTTGAGTAACGCCATTGATGCGATCGAAGATGGAATAGAACAATTAGCTTTGAATACTGCTAGGTCAAAGCCTTTGGCTACACTAGCTGCTCAGACTGAGATTGACACTGGCTACTCCATTCGGATTTGTACGGAAGCGTTAGATGGCGATCGCATCGTGATTCGGATTGCGGACAATGGCCCTGGAATGCCAGAAGCGGTCAGGCAGCGATTGTTTGACCCCTTTTTCACGACAAAGCCTGTTGGTAAAGGCACAGGAATGGGCATGTCGATTAGCTATCAAATTGTCACAGAAAAACATGGGGGAACGTTAAGGTGTGTCTCTGCACCTGGACAAGGCGCAGAGTTTATTATTGAAATTCCTATGCATCAGTGATATCGTCATTTTCACTGTCACCCTGTATTCAGGCAAAGACCACTCCATCAAGTTGGCAAACTGGCTCATTCGTCCGCAGATTGACCATCACGTCGTCCTAACTCATAGACACCGCAACCGATGCAGGCAATGATGCCCATACTGATAGTCCAACTGCGCCCCAGACCCACATCTATCAGCCAATTGCATCCTGCCCCTACAATCAGAAATGGCACAATGCTGAGCAGAGAAGCCAAAAACGCAGTTTGAGATTCTCGGGCATTACGTGTTCGTTCAAACTCGGCGGTTGAGGTATGAAGCGATCGCTCAGCAACCTTGAGCCACTGGGTTAATTGTTCTATCACCCAGTCACTAGCTGGAAAGAACCCCAAATATAATGCCAGCGACCATAATGTTAGCCCCGACAGCCAAGTGGCATCCAGGTTCGATCGTAGAGAGAGTAGATCGGTCAGCAGAGTAGTCATGATTACAGGAAGTATCCAAACGATATGAGC
This genomic interval carries:
- a CDS encoding PAS domain S-box protein, with amino-acid sequence MMPSEFFPPDGSHEQSGMFYGHWNHQPQDSCFLNLLHKIREAAPLDSILQAAVIDARQRLQADRVTVFRCRSQMHLDDECVAEAVLPESTPLQTQASLTVPLFYAKQQWGVLCVHQCTRSRQWQPDEVSFVQHVALHLEIAIQQTEGLAQTRQQTQGLLKRYAEQVTDLYNNAPCGYHSIDEEGFFIQINETELTWLGYSRESIIGKVKFSDLLTIESRELFERDFLVFKQRGFVQDLDLEMIRIDGTILPVLLRATAVKDPQGRYLMSRSTVYNMTNRRQAEKEVKQQQWLLRSILDNIPHRVWFKDEVGTYIAINQAHSLAIGLAPEQLIGKTEFEIWSYDEAEVFRQEDLRVMEAGQSIAFEEQVTLPDGTESWFTTIKTPVYNHLGMLIGVTGISMDITDRKRVEQQLQASRIFLDAVLNGTSDPIFVKNEDYCWVQFNDAFCTFMGATREELLGKTDYDLYAPEQADRYRKQDHSVLATGIECITEEAIFNDEETHFIAVKKTYFEDATANKFLVGTIHDITNQKRAEAEIRRQQHLLRAILDNIPHRIWFKDREGKHQVVNQSFSRAVGMEIGAILGNTDRAIWPSVEAETFIQEDQQVMQTEQPVVYEERVPITEGLRWFVTTKAPVYDEAGLVIGTTGISMDITDRKLAELTVQEAKQSLEYRVKERTIELQQTVSQLQQEISDRQKAEQALLLYKYAVNSSSDAIGFATSTGHHFYQNLAFSQLFGCETVEGFNELGGIAVLHTQPEMAQTMFQQMMKGQSWIAETEFQARTGRCFQGLLRIDAIRNQTGEVLGLVVSITDISERKQAEVALIKEREFLKALLNHFEDGIVACDENGILTLFNRATREFHGLPEQALPAEEWANHFDLFREDGITRMQVEEIPLFRAFQGEIVKNVEMMIVPKQGKCRTLLASGQAFFDGQGKKLGAVVVMHDITDRKQAEAALLQSEMQLREKAEREQLLNQLTKQIRSSLDVNRILATAVEMIREFLDIDRCLFIWYRLDEEEPYWEIIQEAKKAEMVSMIGSRISTSENALITQKGIDRELLCVDDITKLVEASEIETCPAQAWVDLSLRHFSLQNYRAILKLPVHTQSGEVGLVSCSHSQPRRWQDSEVELLQAVADSLAIAIDQAELYKQSRLSGEMAQRQAERLEQTLEELQRTQSQMIQSEKMSSLGQLVAGVAHEINNPVNFIYGNLSHANDYTQDLIRLIQLYQQYYPDANVEILQEADAIDLDFLVEDLPKLLSSMRVGAERIQQIVASLRTFSRMDEAEFKAVDLHEGIDSTLMILQNRLKARSVRTPEIEYYRPTIEVIKEYSDLPPVECYAGQLNQVFMNILSNAIDAIEDGIEQLALNTARSKPLATLAAQTEIDTGYSIRICTEALDGDRIVIRIADNGPGMPEAVRQRLFDPFFTTKPVGKGTGMGMSISYQIVTEKHGGTLRCVSAPGQGAEFIIEIPMHQ